The following are from one region of the Chloracidobacterium sp. genome:
- a CDS encoding queuosine precursor transporter, with the protein MTTKRYRYYDLILAAFVAVILCSNLIGVHKVSYVELPLIGEYVFGAGVLFFPISYLFGDILTEVYGYARSRRVIWAGFGALIFASLMAVTVTSLPAAKSMPPEYVNAVNMIFGQTPRIVAASLFGFWAGEFVNSFVLAKLKLLTAGRFLWTRTIGSTIFGEMADSLIFYPVAFLGVWPTEQVVNVMVGNYFLKVLWEVLATPFTYLIVGFLKRAENEDYYDRETDFNPFKLES; encoded by the coding sequence CTGACGACTAAACGATACCGCTATTATGATCTTATCCTGGCCGCTTTTGTAGCGGTCATTTTGTGCTCCAACCTGATCGGTGTTCATAAGGTCTCTTACGTCGAACTTCCACTGATCGGCGAATACGTTTTCGGAGCAGGGGTTCTTTTCTTTCCCATTAGCTATCTTTTCGGCGACATTCTGACCGAGGTTTACGGGTACGCCCGCTCGCGACGCGTTATATGGGCAGGATTCGGCGCGTTGATCTTTGCCTCGCTGATGGCGGTTACGGTAACAAGCCTGCCCGCGGCCAAGAGTATGCCGCCCGAGTATGTCAACGCCGTCAACATGATTTTCGGACAGACCCCGAGGATCGTCGCAGCGTCGCTCTTCGGTTTCTGGGCCGGCGAATTCGTTAATTCGTTCGTGCTCGCGAAATTAAAACTGTTGACCGCGGGGCGATTTCTTTGGACCCGCACCATCGGCTCCACGATATTCGGCGAAATGGCCGACAGTCTTATTTTCTATCCTGTCGCTTTTCTCGGTGTTTGGCCGACCGAACAAGTCGTAAACGTGATGGTCGGAAATTATTTCCTTAAGGTCCTTTGGGAAGTACTTGCAACCCCCTTCACCTATCTCATTGTCGGATTCTTGAAGCGTGCCGAGAATGAGGATTACTACGATCGCGAAACGGACTTTAATCCATTCAAGCTCGAAAGCTGA